Proteins encoded together in one Diabrotica undecimpunctata isolate CICGRU chromosome 3, icDiaUnde3, whole genome shotgun sequence window:
- the LOC140435636 gene encoding uncharacterized protein isoform X2 encodes MSGNGMKYAPYSTKEKVLLIQLVTENGVVENKRTDGASTMEKKMAWELITRNYNCQPEVNNIRTSDQLRKLCNNLKQRKRKETTALRHSMLATGGGPPIKPECDAVLELVEEAGPNIDVSIDCSFDSTAVFEKGQKQFNQLGSSIAGPSVASDPPHFFPTTEFKEMDLLFSGNTCSVTPAVHTEEDDDDVLQSANTPTSSRALGAIPQILSENKQRSKKMRDTIRQQDEIHRMKIKILEEDMLRAKALREAAEKERQRATDEAELASLKLIDYKKG; translated from the exons ATGAGTGGAAATGGCATGAAATATGCACCTTACTCAACAAAGGAAAAAGTTCTCCTAATCCAGCTGGTAACTGAAAACGGTGTGGTAGAGAATAAAAGGACAGACGGTGCTTCGACAATGGAGAAAAAGATGGCTTGGGAGTTAATAACAAGAAATTATAACTGCCAGCCTGAGGTCAACAACATCAGGACCAGCGACCAGCTTCGAAAATTGTGTAACAACCTAAAACAAAG GAAACGCAAAGAAACAACAGCACTGCGTCACAGCATGTTAGCTACAGGTGGTGGTCCCCCGATAAAGCCAGAGTGTGATGCAGTGCTGGAGTTAGTTGAAGAGGCTGGTCCCAATATAGATGTCAGCATCGACTGTTCTTTTGATAGCACAGCAGTCTTTGAAAAAG GCCAAAAACAGTTCAACCAGCTGGGAAGCTCAATAGCAGGACCATCAGTAGCCTCTGACCCCCCTCACTTCTTTCCCACTACAGAGTTCAAAGAAATGGACTTGTTAT TTTCAGGTAATACTTGTAGTGTGACACCTGCTGTTCATACAGAagaggatgatgatgatgtgcTTCAAAGTG CAAACACTCCTACTTCTAGTAGGGCACTGGGTGCTATACCACAAATATTGTCTGAAAATAAACAACGGTCCAAGAAAATGAGGGATACCATCAGACAGCAAGACGAGATTCACAGGATGAAAATTAAGATTTTGGAAGAAGATATGCTGAGGGCAAAAGCCTTAAGAGAAGCAgctgagaaggagaggcagagaGCTACTGATGAAGCTGAATTAGCTTCATTGAAGTTAATAGACTATAAAAAAGGGTAA
- the LOC140435636 gene encoding uncharacterized protein isoform X1 — translation MSGNGMKYAPYSTKEKVLLIQLVTENGVVENKRTDGASTMEKKMAWELITRNYNCQPEVNNIRTSDQLRKLCNNLKQRKRKETTALRHSMLATGGGPPIKPECDAVLELVEEAGPNIDVSIDCSFDSTAVFEKGQKQFNQLGSSIAGPSVASDPPHFFPTTEFKEMDLLCKYDVIILSSLPVHLIIVSGNTCSVTPAVHTEEDDDDVLQSANTPTSSRALGAIPQILSENKQRSKKMRDTIRQQDEIHRMKIKILEEDMLRAKALREAAEKERQRATDEAELASLKLIDYKKG, via the exons ATGAGTGGAAATGGCATGAAATATGCACCTTACTCAACAAAGGAAAAAGTTCTCCTAATCCAGCTGGTAACTGAAAACGGTGTGGTAGAGAATAAAAGGACAGACGGTGCTTCGACAATGGAGAAAAAGATGGCTTGGGAGTTAATAACAAGAAATTATAACTGCCAGCCTGAGGTCAACAACATCAGGACCAGCGACCAGCTTCGAAAATTGTGTAACAACCTAAAACAAAG GAAACGCAAAGAAACAACAGCACTGCGTCACAGCATGTTAGCTACAGGTGGTGGTCCCCCGATAAAGCCAGAGTGTGATGCAGTGCTGGAGTTAGTTGAAGAGGCTGGTCCCAATATAGATGTCAGCATCGACTGTTCTTTTGATAGCACAGCAGTCTTTGAAAAAG GCCAAAAACAGTTCAACCAGCTGGGAAGCTCAATAGCAGGACCATCAGTAGCCTCTGACCCCCCTCACTTCTTTCCCACTACAGAGTTCAAAGAAATGGACTTGTTATGTAAGTATGATGTAATAATTTTGAGCAGTCTTCCTGTACACTTAATAATAGTTTCAGGTAATACTTGTAGTGTGACACCTGCTGTTCATACAGAagaggatgatgatgatgtgcTTCAAAGTG CAAACACTCCTACTTCTAGTAGGGCACTGGGTGCTATACCACAAATATTGTCTGAAAATAAACAACGGTCCAAGAAAATGAGGGATACCATCAGACAGCAAGACGAGATTCACAGGATGAAAATTAAGATTTTGGAAGAAGATATGCTGAGGGCAAAAGCCTTAAGAGAAGCAgctgagaaggagaggcagagaGCTACTGATGAAGCTGAATTAGCTTCATTGAAGTTAATAGACTATAAAAAAGGGTAA